The proteins below come from a single Chitinophaga pinensis DSM 2588 genomic window:
- a CDS encoding AAA family ATPase, with amino-acid sequence MRITKLKLRNFKRFSDLTIDQIPTSSKLVLLIGANGSGKSSVFDAFDFLERSAAGRYHFNSYDPTTKLYYGKNNVVPDVEVALVYSQGAMLIGNKLLRPITELRNKFIGRSSVRIVPRISREGSSEAIAHNADAPNTFIDPDARFNNDLAQYIQQIDNALREPVFSGRSADTLQIFKDFIQPLNQSLINILGGDELTTIQLAEFKNATTQESARLIFKKGDSKINYDLLSHGEKQIIILLLNFIVRKEQYKDAIIYIDEMDCHLNTALQARLLAEIVDVWIPEDAQLWTASHALGFIDFARHADNASIIDLDSLNFDLPQQLLPEPKENLEVYTIALPKETLQNILRDYQLVVVENQNAAHYNLALSGKKYLFLPEKDSRDVFLNIKGDPGKLGIRDRDYIMDDEITRLQDKHPNLRILHYYAFENYIYHPNNIAELVGSSFDKAAYIKEITNQKNEKLITIAASVEVARQGYSDFKDGVQKNKDIAPILQALKSDDFETFYPFFSMKTYYSKVYLQSILNKYTVSDLVKTNWFRSKIEELLR; translated from the coding sequence ATGCGTATTACAAAACTGAAACTCCGGAATTTTAAGAGGTTTTCTGATCTCACCATTGATCAAATACCCACTAGTTCAAAACTGGTACTTTTAATTGGCGCTAATGGCTCCGGTAAATCATCTGTTTTTGATGCCTTCGATTTTTTGGAAAGGAGTGCTGCTGGGCGATATCATTTTAATAGTTACGACCCTACTACTAAATTATATTACGGTAAGAATAATGTTGTTCCGGACGTAGAGGTTGCTTTGGTTTATAGTCAGGGCGCTATGCTTATAGGTAACAAACTATTAAGACCAATAACAGAATTGAGAAACAAGTTTATTGGTAGAAGTAGTGTAAGGATTGTACCCAGGATTTCTCGAGAAGGGTCCAGCGAAGCTATCGCTCATAATGCAGATGCTCCCAATACATTTATAGACCCGGACGCAAGATTCAATAATGATCTCGCTCAATATATACAACAGATCGATAATGCATTAAGAGAACCGGTTTTTAGTGGACGCTCCGCAGATACACTACAAATATTCAAGGATTTTATTCAACCGTTAAATCAATCCTTAATCAATATTTTGGGTGGAGATGAGCTCACTACAATACAGCTTGCAGAATTTAAAAATGCAACGACCCAGGAAAGTGCCAGACTGATCTTCAAAAAAGGGGATTCTAAAATTAACTACGACCTGCTCAGTCATGGAGAAAAACAGATAATAATTCTTCTTTTGAATTTTATAGTGAGAAAGGAACAATATAAAGATGCAATTATTTATATCGATGAGATGGACTGCCACCTTAACACAGCTCTTCAGGCTAGGTTGTTGGCTGAAATCGTTGATGTTTGGATACCTGAAGATGCACAATTATGGACTGCCTCCCATGCATTAGGTTTCATTGATTTTGCGAGACATGCGGATAACGCAAGTATCATTGATCTGGATTCCCTGAATTTTGATTTACCACAGCAATTACTTCCGGAGCCTAAAGAGAACTTGGAAGTTTACACTATTGCTTTGCCAAAGGAAACTTTGCAAAATATCCTTCGTGATTACCAATTAGTAGTAGTTGAAAATCAAAATGCGGCGCATTATAATCTGGCTTTAAGTGGAAAGAAGTATCTATTTCTTCCAGAGAAGGACAGTAGAGATGTATTTCTAAATATCAAGGGAGATCCCGGCAAATTGGGTATAAGGGATAGAGATTATATCATGGATGATGAGATAACGAGGCTTCAAGACAAACATCCTAATCTCCGCATACTTCATTACTATGCTTTCGAGAATTATATTTATCATCCTAATAATATCGCTGAACTTGTCGGCTCCAGTTTTGATAAAGCAGCGTATATCAAAGAAATTACAAATCAGAAAAATGAAAAATTAATTACCATAGCTGCTAGTGTTGAAGTGGCGCGGCAAGGGTATAGTGATTTTAAGGATGGTGTTCAAAAGAACAAAGATATAGCGCCTATTCTACAGGCATTAAAAAGTGATGATTTTGAAACCTTTTATCCTTTTTTCAGTATGAAAACTTACTATAGTAAAGTGTATCTTCAATCTATACTTAATAAATATACGGTTAGTGATCTGGTTAAAACTAATTGGTTTAGAAGTAAGATTGAAGAACTGCTACGGTAA
- a CDS encoding glycoside hydrolase family 2 TIM barrel-domain containing protein: MRLKKILLSGSLLLSLASYGQTKKLPLLREQLLDDHWLFKKDSLPGAEKTDFPETGWKTLHLPHDWAIEDLPGQNDSTIIGPFYKYSPAQEHGAYVVGGTGWYRKSFALPAIPAGQTVAIRFEGVYMDSDVWINGHYLGNHPYGYTPFTYDLTPYLAAPGKKNVVAVRVKNEGINSRWYTGAGIYRHVHLEVLPADQLVKEATFITFPEAGKTKAIVQVSAAIISQQDAGRIVEISLRDSSGQVVATAAQSIQLKAKDTISFIKQLTVLNPALWSPGRPYLYTTEIKLSDTVKIAKEKVLDALSFPTGIRRISITATKGFLLNGEKVLLKGGCLHHDNGLLGAAAFDRAEERKVELMKANGFNAIRTSHNPPSEKFLEACDRLGMLVIDELFDMWTEQKHPQDYHRFFAQWWQQDLRSVLLRDRNHPSVIMWSIGNEIPERADKEGLAITKAMIHAVRQYDTTRAITEAVPEFWERPYQWQAADPVFALLDVAGYNYQWKNYALDERRVPGRVMVGTETLPADLYDTWNQVQGLPFVIGDFVWTAMDYLGEAGIGHSTYTRTAQGRRTFPWINAFCGDIDLIGNKKPQSFYRDIVWRNSPVEMLVHAPVPEGKKEKVSRWGWPDESDSWTWRGMNGKNMQVRVFTRARKIDLILNDFRVATKEVSDSTPLTVTFDVPYAPGQLTAFAYDSKGNEIGIKAIATANPPTAIRLTADHTTIAAGNGSLAYVKVEVTDDQGRVVPDANLPLQISISGNGSLAGAGNACPDCPASFQQPKINSYKGYALVILRANEQPGNISVEVKSKGLKTAKIDIKTK, translated from the coding sequence ATGCGTCTGAAAAAAATTTTGCTATCGGGTAGCCTTTTGCTCTCTTTAGCCTCCTATGGACAAACAAAAAAACTGCCGCTACTCCGTGAGCAGTTACTCGATGATCACTGGCTTTTCAAAAAAGATAGTCTGCCGGGCGCAGAAAAAACAGACTTCCCGGAGACAGGCTGGAAGACACTCCACCTGCCGCACGACTGGGCTATCGAAGACCTGCCCGGACAGAACGACAGTACCATTATCGGCCCTTTTTACAAGTATAGCCCGGCACAGGAGCACGGCGCTTATGTTGTAGGGGGTACCGGCTGGTACCGGAAGTCTTTTGCGTTACCGGCTATTCCCGCCGGACAAACCGTTGCCATCCGGTTTGAAGGTGTTTATATGGACAGCGACGTCTGGATCAACGGACATTATCTCGGTAATCACCCCTATGGGTATACGCCCTTTACCTACGATCTGACACCCTATCTGGCTGCACCGGGTAAAAAGAATGTGGTGGCGGTCAGGGTGAAGAATGAAGGAATTAATTCCCGCTGGTATACCGGTGCAGGTATCTACCGTCATGTGCACCTCGAGGTGCTGCCGGCAGATCAACTGGTAAAGGAAGCCACTTTCATCACTTTCCCGGAAGCGGGAAAAACCAAAGCGATTGTACAGGTATCAGCGGCTATTATCAGTCAACAGGATGCCGGCAGAATAGTCGAGATCAGTCTCAGGGATAGCAGTGGTCAGGTCGTTGCAACCGCTGCGCAGTCTATCCAGTTAAAAGCAAAAGATACCATCTCCTTCATAAAACAGCTTACGGTGCTGAATCCGGCGCTCTGGTCGCCTGGCAGACCCTATCTCTATACAACCGAAATTAAGCTGTCTGACACCGTTAAAATAGCCAAAGAAAAGGTGTTAGATGCGCTGAGCTTCCCTACTGGTATCCGGCGGATCAGTATCACCGCAACAAAAGGCTTCCTGCTCAATGGAGAAAAAGTATTACTGAAAGGGGGCTGTCTGCATCACGACAATGGCCTGCTGGGGGCAGCCGCTTTTGACCGGGCGGAAGAACGAAAAGTGGAACTCATGAAAGCAAACGGGTTCAATGCGATCCGTACCAGTCATAACCCGCCATCTGAAAAATTCCTGGAGGCCTGTGACCGCCTGGGTATGCTTGTCATCGACGAACTGTTCGATATGTGGACAGAACAGAAACATCCGCAGGATTATCACCGTTTCTTCGCACAATGGTGGCAACAGGACTTACGCAGCGTTTTGTTGCGCGACAGAAACCATCCTTCCGTCATCATGTGGAGCATCGGCAATGAGATTCCCGAAAGGGCTGACAAAGAAGGACTCGCTATTACCAAAGCAATGATCCACGCCGTACGCCAGTATGACACCACCCGGGCTATCACGGAGGCGGTCCCTGAATTCTGGGAACGTCCCTATCAGTGGCAGGCAGCAGATCCGGTATTTGCCCTGCTGGATGTAGCAGGTTATAACTACCAGTGGAAAAACTATGCACTCGACGAAAGACGTGTGCCCGGCCGTGTAATGGTAGGCACAGAAACACTGCCCGCCGACCTGTATGACACCTGGAACCAGGTACAGGGACTTCCCTTCGTCATCGGTGATTTTGTATGGACCGCCATGGATTATCTCGGAGAAGCCGGTATCGGACATTCCACTTACACCCGCACGGCTCAGGGTAGACGCACCTTTCCCTGGATCAATGCTTTCTGCGGCGATATAGACCTGATAGGCAACAAAAAACCGCAATCTTTTTACCGGGACATAGTATGGCGGAATAGTCCCGTAGAGATGCTCGTACACGCACCTGTTCCCGAAGGGAAAAAAGAGAAAGTAAGTCGCTGGGGATGGCCGGATGAATCCGACTCCTGGACCTGGCGGGGTATGAACGGGAAAAATATGCAGGTACGGGTCTTTACACGCGCCAGAAAAATTGACCTGATCCTGAATGATTTCAGGGTCGCTACAAAAGAAGTGTCTGATAGTACACCGTTGACCGTCACCTTTGACGTTCCTTATGCTCCTGGTCAGTTAACCGCATTTGCGTATGACAGCAAAGGCAATGAAATAGGGATTAAAGCAATAGCAACTGCCAATCCACCCACTGCTATCAGACTGACTGCTGATCACACGACGATTGCCGCCGGTAACGGGTCACTGGCCTATGTGAAAGTGGAAGTAACTGACGATCAGGGCAGGGTAGTACCTGATGCCAATTTACCGCTACAGATCAGCATCAGTGGAAACGGTTCTCTCGCAGGTGCAGGAAATGCTTGTCCGGATTGCCCGGCCAGCTTCCAGCAACCAAAAATAAATAGCTATAAAGGGTATGCTTTGGTCATTTTAAGGGCAAATGAGCAACCAGGTAATATTAGCGTCGAAGTAAAGAGTAAGGGGCTGAAAACGGCCAAAATTGATATTAAAACGAAATAG
- a CDS encoding YoaK family protein produces MLASSTASVAGMTNVVGVMAFLSFVSNITGHVATLAGKITEQNMAEVYTVAYWLFMFFFGAFISNFIVRSFDYKSTYFAHGMPIILEIVILLGVAVYGNDVYNGSEFQREAATGAVLFCMGLQNGLVSRISGGLIKTSHLTGMVTDLASELSELVHPHAEKTRALREKIYIRLTVIGFFIGGGILGGLLFNMIGMATFFVIPLVLITILLYDVYPVILHRMLKSFK; encoded by the coding sequence ATGCTGGCCTCGTCAACGGCCTCTGTGGCAGGCATGACAAATGTGGTAGGTGTGATGGCTTTTCTTTCGTTTGTATCCAATATTACCGGTCATGTGGCGACATTGGCGGGGAAGATTACGGAGCAGAATATGGCAGAAGTGTATACGGTCGCTTACTGGTTATTCATGTTCTTTTTCGGGGCATTTATCTCCAATTTTATTGTCAGGTCTTTCGATTATAAGAGCACTTATTTTGCGCATGGTATGCCGATTATACTGGAAATCGTCATTCTGTTGGGTGTGGCGGTTTATGGGAATGATGTATATAATGGCAGTGAGTTTCAGCGGGAGGCGGCCACCGGCGCCGTGCTGTTTTGCATGGGGCTCCAGAATGGATTGGTATCCAGGATTTCTGGCGGATTAATCAAGACTTCTCACCTGACGGGGATGGTGACTGACCTGGCGTCTGAATTGTCGGAGCTGGTACATCCGCATGCGGAAAAGACGCGTGCATTGAGGGAAAAGATTTATATCCGTCTGACGGTAATCGGGTTCTTCATTGGAGGGGGGATTTTGGGAGGATTGTTATTCAATATGATCGGTATGGCTACTTTTTTTGTTATCCCATTGGTGCTGATTACAATATTATTGTATGATGTATATCCGGTTATACTGCACCGGATGTTGAAAAGTTTTAAATAA
- a CDS encoding PAS domain-containing protein, translating to MSSTANEQTSLHQHDEQHERSGDAIRLEALLQQQTDVMEMLSAGIPLQDILTQIITWIQQTDQEIIASISLAGQASTHMGTACCTTPLTGKQGNALGSFEISYKSGRQPTPAELHFIRLVARTIVMAIEHSQQSVPTVTQTANARPATPESAAERENFYQLLMDTPAVIAVLSGPQHVYMLANKLYMETIGIDRNIVGKPIREALPELADQGIFELLDDVYRTGQPFIGHEIEVGLDRKGTGEREPVFFNFIYQPIRDAEGKVIQILVHAIDVTPSVMQRRKAEQSEQQFKSFVAHSPTPIGIYVGKELRIQTVNDAILQAWEKDASVVGKTFREAIPELEGQPFFDILDRVYDTGETYEAVEEKVMLMRDGILSPTYYNFTYKALRDEQGEIYAVMNTAMEVTEQVKARQKLAEAEENLRNAIEVAKLGDWKINLQTGEVVLADRIQQWFGASPGETITIEEATACITDPSILTNALERALQPGADRMINVDYEVTNFRTGEKRVMHTSGKVFLDDISQPYMIIGITQDVTEQRQRQQELERLVNERTRALSIANIELKEANKTLERVNNNLEQYAYVTSHDLQEPLRKIKIFSDILQNRTDHTADIFTRKYLNKIDASVNRMMALINDLLNFSRLDKAENTFVPTDLNLIIEDVKEDFELAIKEKKVILNVSPLQQIAAVPLQIRQLFFNLVGNAIKFSRQDLTPIVNISGRSVPATEISTHPQLNPSWKWYEIIVSDNGIGFEQRYAEKIFTIFQRLHTRDVYSGTGIGLALCEKVVSNHHGKIYAKGIVNEGASFHILIPITR from the coding sequence ATGAGCAGCACCGCAAATGAGCAGACATCCCTTCATCAGCATGACGAACAGCATGAACGTTCCGGAGACGCAATCCGGTTGGAGGCACTACTACAACAGCAGACGGATGTAATGGAAATGCTGTCGGCAGGCATCCCCTTGCAGGATATACTTACACAGATCATTACCTGGATACAACAAACTGACCAGGAAATAATCGCCAGCATTTCATTGGCTGGTCAGGCATCCACACATATGGGTACAGCCTGCTGCACCACTCCGCTGACAGGAAAACAAGGAAATGCCCTTGGAAGTTTTGAAATCAGCTATAAATCCGGAAGACAACCGACTCCCGCAGAACTGCATTTCATTCGCCTGGTCGCCCGCACCATTGTGATGGCGATCGAACATTCGCAGCAAAGCGTACCAACTGTAACACAAACCGCCAATGCGCGGCCTGCCACACCCGAATCTGCTGCTGAAAGGGAAAACTTCTATCAGCTGCTCATGGACACACCGGCAGTTATTGCCGTACTCAGCGGTCCGCAACATGTATACATGCTGGCGAATAAGCTGTATATGGAAACGATCGGGATCGATCGTAATATCGTAGGTAAACCGATCCGGGAAGCCCTCCCCGAACTGGCAGATCAGGGGATCTTTGAACTACTGGACGACGTATACCGCACAGGACAACCATTCATCGGTCACGAAATAGAAGTAGGTCTCGACCGTAAAGGCACCGGTGAAAGGGAACCCGTATTTTTCAACTTTATTTACCAGCCTATCCGCGACGCGGAAGGAAAGGTGATACAGATACTCGTACACGCCATCGATGTTACGCCTTCTGTCATGCAGCGCAGAAAGGCAGAACAAAGCGAACAACAATTCAAAAGTTTCGTCGCCCATTCCCCGACACCTATTGGTATATACGTAGGGAAAGAACTACGGATCCAGACTGTCAACGATGCCATCCTGCAAGCCTGGGAAAAAGACGCTTCCGTGGTCGGTAAAACCTTCCGTGAAGCAATCCCCGAATTGGAAGGACAGCCATTCTTCGACATCCTGGACAGGGTTTATGACACCGGCGAAACATACGAAGCCGTAGAGGAAAAGGTCATGCTGATGCGGGACGGCATACTATCGCCTACCTATTACAACTTCACCTATAAGGCGCTCCGGGATGAACAGGGAGAAATCTATGCGGTTATGAATACCGCTATGGAAGTAACCGAACAGGTCAAAGCACGGCAAAAACTGGCGGAAGCAGAAGAGAACCTGCGGAATGCTATTGAAGTAGCAAAACTGGGTGACTGGAAAATAAATCTGCAGACCGGGGAAGTCGTCCTCGCTGATCGCATACAGCAATGGTTTGGCGCCTCACCTGGTGAAACCATCACTATTGAAGAAGCCACTGCCTGCATCACCGACCCTTCTATTCTGACCAACGCCCTTGAACGTGCGTTACAACCTGGCGCTGACAGGATGATCAATGTCGACTATGAAGTCACGAACTTCAGAACAGGTGAAAAACGGGTCATGCATACCTCCGGAAAAGTCTTCCTGGACGATATCAGCCAACCCTATATGATCATTGGGATCACCCAGGACGTCACCGAACAGCGGCAACGGCAACAGGAACTGGAAAGACTGGTCAATGAAAGAACCCGTGCACTCAGCATCGCCAATATCGAACTGAAAGAAGCGAATAAGACCCTGGAAAGAGTCAATAACAACCTGGAACAATATGCCTACGTGACCAGTCATGACCTCCAGGAACCACTGAGAAAAATCAAAATATTCTCCGACATCCTGCAGAATAGAACGGATCATACAGCAGATATCTTCACCCGCAAATACCTGAATAAAATTGACGCGTCCGTCAACAGAATGATGGCACTCATCAATGACCTGCTGAATTTCTCCCGACTGGATAAAGCCGAAAATACCTTTGTCCCCACTGATCTCAACCTTATCATAGAAGATGTAAAAGAAGATTTTGAACTTGCTATTAAAGAAAAAAAGGTAATTTTGAATGTCTCGCCCCTGCAGCAGATAGCTGCCGTACCTCTACAAATACGGCAACTCTTTTTTAACCTTGTTGGTAACGCTATCAAATTTTCCCGGCAGGACCTTACTCCAATCGTCAATATCAGCGGCCGCTCCGTACCCGCAACAGAAATTTCCACGCATCCACAGTTGAATCCATCATGGAAGTGGTATGAAATCATCGTGAGCGACAATGGTATCGGCTTCGAACAACGTTATGCAGAGAAGATCTTTACCATCTTTCAACGACTACATACCCGCGACGTCTACTCCGGTACCGGCATAGGTCTCGCTCTTTGCGAAAAAGTGGTCAGCAACCACCACGGAAAGATCTATGCCAAAGGAATAGTCAATGAAGGCGCCAGCTTCCACATCCTTATTCCTATCACGCGATAG
- a CDS encoding multidrug effflux MFS transporter — translation METTMPARQYWSLILILGTMTALGPFSIDMYLSGYQAIAEDLHVPTERIGLSLASYFIGISAGQLLYGPLLDRFGRKKPLYAGLIVYLIASAGCIAARSLESFVLLRFIQAIGSCAAAVASVAMVRDLFPIKDSAKVFALLMLVVGASPMLAPTIGGYITAAWNWQAIFIVLGGMGLLLMIACFAFLPESHQPDTSMSLKPGPIINGFWAVMREPQFYTYALTGAFAFSGLFVYVSSSPVVFMNIFRVSETHFGWIFAGLSVGFIGSSQLNSLTLRYFRSEQIIRIALIGQALIGIVFFAGSYLGWFGLTSTIIMLFLYLSCLGFANPNASALSIAPFKKNAGTAAALMGALQMGIGGLASTVASLFHATSPVPMTMLMAATALISVAILFLGGLRITNPVFLHDGGDTVVLH, via the coding sequence ATGGAAACAACAATGCCAGCCCGGCAGTATTGGTCCCTGATTTTAATCCTGGGAACCATGACCGCATTAGGGCCATTTTCAATAGATATGTATCTGTCCGGATACCAGGCCATCGCAGAAGACCTGCATGTCCCTACAGAACGCATCGGGTTATCACTCGCCAGTTACTTTATCGGTATCTCTGCGGGACAATTACTATACGGCCCCTTACTGGATCGTTTTGGCAGAAAGAAACCGCTTTATGCCGGACTGATCGTCTACCTGATCGCCTCTGCAGGATGTATTGCGGCAAGATCACTGGAGTCTTTTGTACTCCTGCGCTTTATTCAGGCCATCGGTAGCTGTGCGGCGGCTGTAGCCTCTGTTGCCATGGTACGCGACTTATTCCCGATAAAAGACAGTGCAAAAGTTTTCGCACTACTTATGTTAGTAGTAGGCGCCTCTCCTATGCTGGCTCCGACCATTGGTGGCTATATTACAGCTGCCTGGAACTGGCAGGCTATCTTTATCGTATTGGGTGGGATGGGGTTACTGCTGATGATCGCCTGCTTTGCCTTTCTGCCTGAAAGCCATCAGCCGGATACTTCCATGTCACTGAAACCGGGTCCTATTATCAACGGATTCTGGGCCGTGATGCGGGAACCACAATTCTATACCTATGCACTGACGGGTGCATTTGCATTCTCCGGCCTGTTTGTATATGTATCGTCTTCCCCCGTGGTATTCATGAATATCTTCCGTGTATCTGAAACACATTTCGGATGGATCTTCGCGGGATTATCCGTTGGGTTTATCGGTTCCAGTCAGCTGAACAGTCTGACCTTACGCTATTTCCGCAGTGAACAGATCATCCGTATTGCACTGATAGGACAGGCACTGATCGGTATCGTTTTCTTTGCCGGCAGTTACCTGGGATGGTTCGGACTGACATCGACGATTATTATGTTATTCCTCTATCTGAGCTGTCTGGGATTTGCCAATCCGAATGCGTCTGCACTGAGTATCGCACCGTTTAAGAAAAATGCAGGTACCGCAGCGGCACTGATGGGCGCATTACAGATGGGTATCGGCGGACTGGCTTCCACCGTGGCCAGTTTGTTCCATGCAACATCTCCTGTTCCTATGACCATGCTGATGGCAGCAACAGCACTGATATCAGTTGCTATATTGTTCCTGGGAGGATTACGTATTACCAATCCCGTTTTCCTGCATGATGGCGGCGATACGGTAGTACTCCACTAA
- a CDS encoding ATP-grasp domain-containing protein gives MSVTGTPVALLYQAQQPPARNGILKPMKPGGYSDSGADIAYALREKQVPVSTPVIHPQLMIDLDWVFPDTEAGILHALSKGAQVLWLNTILYNGHPVEAFLKKGIAAVGQLPRNTDLYDDKWTTNKLLQKNNLPIPPAILINKDNLHDYQLHFSFPAVAKPIRGRGSDGVQVVDTADGLHKVLKEMFAEDKYGTAVYVEKFLPGREVTITVMPPGKYMIRDICQEKINYWSLPPVERFNHEDGVAPYNGTVAVVNNSKVLDDAQLQSPAIITLCKQCESAAALVGAKAPVRIDCRQDEQGRYFLFDLNMKPNMTGASRPHRMDQDSLSALAARKIGWTFADLLENMLRQQWRM, from the coding sequence ATGTCAGTAACCGGTACCCCAGTCGCACTGCTCTATCAGGCGCAGCAACCACCAGCCAGGAACGGCATTTTGAAACCTATGAAGCCCGGAGGTTATTCAGACAGCGGAGCGGATATTGCCTATGCACTGCGTGAAAAACAAGTACCGGTCAGCACTCCTGTGATCCATCCCCAGCTGATGATCGACCTTGACTGGGTATTTCCCGATACGGAGGCGGGTATACTCCATGCACTCTCAAAAGGCGCCCAGGTATTATGGCTGAATACCATCCTGTATAACGGCCATCCGGTAGAAGCATTTCTGAAAAAAGGAATCGCCGCTGTCGGACAATTACCCCGCAATACTGATCTTTACGATGACAAATGGACCACCAATAAACTCCTGCAAAAAAACAACCTCCCCATTCCACCAGCCATCCTGATCAACAAAGACAATCTGCACGATTACCAGCTGCATTTTTCCTTTCCGGCAGTAGCGAAACCTATCCGTGGCAGAGGCAGTGACGGCGTGCAGGTCGTAGATACAGCAGACGGGCTGCATAAGGTACTTAAAGAGATGTTTGCGGAAGATAAATACGGTACCGCCGTATACGTAGAAAAGTTCCTTCCTGGCAGAGAAGTGACCATTACAGTCATGCCACCAGGTAAATATATGATCAGAGATATCTGTCAGGAAAAGATCAATTACTGGAGTTTACCACCGGTAGAACGTTTCAATCACGAGGATGGCGTAGCACCTTATAATGGCACTGTCGCTGTTGTCAACAACAGCAAGGTACTGGACGATGCACAGCTGCAATCGCCTGCTATCATCACCTTATGTAAACAATGTGAATCTGCTGCGGCATTAGTCGGAGCAAAGGCTCCTGTGAGAATTGACTGCCGCCAGGATGAACAGGGACGTTATTTCCTGTTTGACCTGAATATGAAACCTAATATGACCGGCGCTTCCCGTCCGCATAGGATGGACCAGGATAGCCTGTCAGCATTGGCAGCCCGTAAGATAGGCTGGACCTTTGCCGATCTGCTGGAAAATATGCTACGCCAGCAATGGCGGATGTAG
- a CDS encoding sigma-54-dependent transcriptional regulator, translated as MEEKIMIVEDELIVAGDIRLTLERAGYKVSGVARSVHRALEIIDVERPDLVLLDIYLKGDQTGIDLAVELNKHNIPFVYLSANCNRQVLEAAKVTQPYGFIVKPFREKDLLVTLDIARYRYEHHRVLKVKPGIVSQSDDLRLPALPVQQAPVPEVKKEVVPPIPNFEGIIGSSIPMQRVFELIRQVAPLDTSVLVLGETGTGKEGVANCIHHLSPRKAKPFVKVNCAALPTHLIESELFGHEKGAFTGALEKRIGKFERADGGTIFLDEIGDMPADLQVKLLRVLQEKEIERIGGNGPIKVNVRIIAATNRNLEKEIAEGRFRLDLYYRLHVFPIMLSALRERRDDIPLLIAHFIRLYASATGKGVSDIAPAALRQLMDYAWPGNVRELQNLIERSVLLSRESIIREVILPVSVKKETTVVSTETDIKTIVELEREHILTVLKKCNHKISGPGGAAELLNLPPSTLASKMKKLGIVKRHTL; from the coding sequence ATGGAAGAAAAAATCATGATCGTAGAGGACGAACTGATTGTAGCAGGTGATATACGATTAACGCTGGAAAGAGCGGGATATAAGGTATCAGGCGTCGCCCGCTCTGTACACAGAGCACTGGAGATTATCGACGTGGAAAGACCTGATCTCGTATTACTGGATATCTATCTGAAGGGCGACCAGACAGGCATTGACCTGGCGGTTGAACTGAATAAACATAACATACCTTTTGTGTATCTGTCCGCTAACTGCAACAGACAGGTGCTGGAAGCTGCAAAGGTGACCCAGCCTTATGGCTTTATTGTGAAACCATTCAGGGAAAAAGACCTGCTGGTAACGCTGGACATTGCCCGTTACCGCTATGAACATCATCGTGTTTTAAAGGTAAAACCAGGCATTGTATCACAGTCCGATGATCTGCGGTTACCTGCATTACCTGTACAGCAGGCGCCGGTACCGGAAGTAAAGAAGGAAGTAGTGCCTCCTATTCCTAATTTTGAGGGCATTATTGGCAGCAGTATTCCTATGCAGCGTGTGTTTGAACTGATCCGTCAGGTGGCGCCGCTGGATACTTCAGTATTGGTATTGGGAGAAACAGGCACAGGTAAGGAAGGTGTGGCAAATTGTATTCATCACCTCTCTCCCCGTAAAGCCAAACCATTCGTCAAGGTAAACTGTGCGGCATTGCCTACACACCTGATAGAATCAGAGTTATTCGGACATGAAAAAGGGGCCTTTACCGGTGCGCTGGAAAAGAGGATCGGTAAGTTTGAACGTGCTGATGGCGGTACTATTTTCCTGGATGAAATAGGCGATATGCCGGCTGATCTGCAGGTGAAATTACTGCGTGTATTACAGGAAAAAGAAATAGAAAGAATAGGCGGTAACGGGCCTATAAAGGTGAACGTACGCATCATTGCCGCAACTAACCGTAATCTGGAAAAGGAGATTGCAGAAGGACGTTTCCGCCTGGATCTCTATTACCGGTTACACGTGTTCCCTATCATGCTGTCTGCATTGCGCGAGCGCAGAGATGATATTCCTTTGCTGATTGCTCACTTCATACGCTTATACGCATCAGCAACAGGTAAAGGAGTATCAGATATAGCGCCTGCTGCATTAAGACAGCTGATGGATTATGCCTGGCCGGGTAATGTGCGTGAATTACAGAACCTCATTGAAAGAAGTGTATTACTGTCGCGCGAAAGTATTATCAGAGAAGTGATACTGCCTGTGAGTGTGAAGAAAGAAACAACCGTTGTGTCTACTGAAACAGATATTAAAACAATTGTGGAATTAGAAAGGGAACACATACTTACTGTACTGAAAAAGTGTAATCATAAGATATCCGGTCCAGGCGGAGCCGCAGAGCTATTGAATCTGCCGCCATCTACCCTGGCATCAAAGATGAAAAAACTCGGTATTGTAAAAAGACATACATTATAA